In the Halodesulfovibrio sp. genome, one interval contains:
- a CDS encoding nucleoside-diphosphate sugar epimerase/dehydratase yields the protein MKITKLNRSQKRFLMLITDFLMISLALWGALGLRLGEMFPAPIENLPLTASVLTIGSMGIFFWLGLYKTVVHFMGIDAIRTIALAVICSSLLLLFSVFILRIEAFPRSVPFIYCLLLFVFIGGSRWIAHYLHIYSRLQQKTKELVIIYGAGEAGVQLKRNLAAGEDFCPCAFLDDKKVLQGCIVHGLKVYSVDDLPQVIALTKATRVLLAAPSATPAQRRSMLEKLDGHSLRVQSIPSLEAIVSGRALLEQLEDIDPEDLLGRAPVAPREQLFSKCIRGKNVLVTGAGGSIGSELCRQIISAEPITLVLYELTEFALYKIDQELRGILEECNFSNVSIIPLLGSVCDRARLDELFAQYKIHTVYHAAAYKHVPLVEGNILQGVKNNVFGTKILAEAAQDAEVENFVLISTDKAVRPTNVMGATKRTAELILQAMASKNSKTIFSMVRFGNVLGSSGSVVPLFKKQIASGGPLTVTHQDITRYFMTIPEAAQLVIQAGAMGIGGDVFVLDMGKSVKIFDMARRMVLLSGKTIKDAENPNGDIEISVVGLRPGEKLYEELLVGDDVKKTEHPKIMQAHEVFLPLQVLEEKLSLFESIEAENDSLAARNLLQEIVSGFTPSSPIVDSLYNSAKQVA from the coding sequence ATGAAAATTACAAAATTGAATAGAAGTCAGAAAAGATTTTTGATGCTGATAACAGACTTCTTGATGATCTCATTAGCCTTATGGGGCGCATTGGGACTGCGATTAGGTGAAATGTTCCCTGCCCCTATAGAAAACTTGCCGCTTACTGCCTCAGTTTTAACCATAGGGAGTATGGGGATTTTTTTCTGGCTTGGATTATATAAGACAGTTGTCCATTTCATGGGAATTGATGCAATCCGTACTATTGCTCTTGCTGTTATCTGCTCTAGCTTGTTGTTATTGTTCTCAGTATTTATTCTCCGAATAGAAGCATTTCCGCGGTCTGTACCTTTTATTTACTGTCTTTTACTTTTTGTATTTATTGGTGGCAGCCGTTGGATTGCACATTATCTTCATATATATTCACGTCTTCAGCAAAAAACAAAAGAGCTGGTCATTATTTATGGTGCTGGTGAAGCAGGTGTTCAGCTGAAACGAAACTTAGCTGCGGGTGAAGATTTTTGTCCCTGTGCTTTTCTTGATGACAAGAAGGTGCTCCAAGGTTGTATTGTTCACGGGTTAAAAGTGTATAGTGTAGATGATCTGCCGCAGGTTATCGCTCTAACTAAAGCAACACGAGTTTTGCTTGCAGCTCCAAGTGCAACTCCAGCTCAGCGTCGTAGCATGCTTGAAAAACTGGACGGACATTCGTTGCGTGTTCAATCTATTCCTTCTCTGGAAGCGATTGTTTCAGGTAGGGCTTTACTTGAACAGCTTGAAGATATCGATCCTGAAGACCTTTTAGGGCGTGCCCCTGTTGCTCCCAGAGAACAGCTTTTCTCTAAGTGTATTAGAGGGAAGAATGTCTTGGTTACAGGCGCTGGTGGGTCAATCGGTTCTGAACTTTGCCGCCAGATTATTAGTGCGGAACCTATCACACTTGTGTTGTATGAGCTTACAGAATTTGCTTTGTATAAAATAGATCAAGAGCTACGCGGTATTTTGGAGGAATGTAATTTTAGCAATGTTTCTATTATCCCGTTGCTCGGTTCTGTTTGCGATCGCGCAAGGCTTGATGAGCTGTTTGCGCAGTATAAAATACATACCGTATATCATGCCGCCGCATACAAACATGTTCCTTTGGTAGAAGGTAATATTCTCCAGGGGGTTAAGAACAATGTCTTCGGAACAAAAATTTTAGCAGAAGCTGCTCAAGATGCTGAAGTTGAAAATTTTGTGTTGATTTCAACTGATAAAGCTGTTCGTCCAACTAATGTGATGGGGGCTACTAAGCGCACAGCGGAGTTAATTCTTCAGGCAATGGCTTCGAAAAATTCTAAGACAATTTTTTCCATGGTTAGATTTGGGAATGTCTTGGGATCATCAGGGTCGGTTGTGCCATTGTTTAAAAAACAAATAGCTAGTGGTGGTCCTCTAACCGTTACCCATCAAGATATTACACGGTATTTTATGACAATTCCCGAAGCTGCTCAGCTGGTTATTCAAGCTGGTGCTATGGGTATTGGTGGTGATGTATTTGTTTTGGATATGGGGAAGTCTGTAAAGATTTTTGACATGGCTCGCAGGATGGTATTGCTTTCCGGTAAAACAATTAAAGATGCTGAAAACCCTAATGGTGATATTGAAATTTCTGTAGTTGGCTTGCGTCCTGGTGAAAAATTATACGAGGAATTGTTGGTTGGCGATGATGTCAAAAAAACCGAACACCCAAAGATAATGCAGGCACACGAGGTATTTCTTCCACTTCAAGTTTTGGAAGAAAAACTTTCACTGTTTGAATCAATTGAAGCTGAAAATGACTCTCTTGCTGCTCGAAATTTACTGCAAGAAATCGTCAGCGGGTTCACTCCTAGTTCCCCGATCGTTGATTCGTTGTATAATTCAGCAAAGCAGGTAGCGTAA